In Flavobacterium cerinum, one genomic interval encodes:
- the mutL gene encoding DNA mismatch repair endonuclease MutL — MSSIIQLLPDHVANQIAAGEVVQRPASVVKELIENAVDAGATEIKLIVKDAGKTLIQVIDNGKGMTVADARLCFERHATSKIRHAEDLFSLHTKGFRGEALASIAAIAHVELKTKQDQEELGTHIVIEGSKFVSQEVAVLPKGTSFSVKNLFFNIPARRNFLKSDTVEFRHVIDEFERVALAHANIHFVLFHNGSEMFNLPASNFRQRIVNVFGGKTNEKLVPVKESTEIVEIQGFVGKPEFAKKSRGEQFFFVNDRFIKSPYLHHAVMAAYEGLLKDGCQPSYFLYLDLPPHTIDINIHPTKTEIKFDDEQALYAILRSSIKHSLGQFNVVPALDFERDATLDTPYEYANKEAETPLIQVDANFNPFLDEDPKPAKTFASSFSGNMTSGTRSAGSNPSFSAGGYKKETSGQNWESLYVGLKQATEEVELGEIQLESEEVTGSLFDEHTIEEASNNRTYQIHKKYIVSPIKSGMLIVDQKRAHQRILYEQFLANITVNQASSQQLLFPLELHFTKTELAIIAELKPSLEGTGFVFEAFRDDSLVISGLPVNVTESEVSVLLEGLIGDLQGELPENSFSQCDRIAKSMARSLSVKTGAYLTEHEQETMVNALFACKEPNISPFLKPTFITMRVEDIDKRFAI; from the coding sequence ATGTCGAGTATTATCCAATTACTTCCCGATCATGTTGCCAATCAGATTGCTGCAGGTGAGGTGGTGCAACGTCCCGCTTCTGTTGTCAAGGAATTGATAGAAAACGCAGTGGATGCCGGTGCAACAGAAATTAAATTAATCGTGAAAGATGCGGGTAAAACACTGATTCAGGTAATCGATAACGGTAAAGGAATGACAGTTGCCGATGCGCGTTTGTGTTTTGAACGACATGCGACTTCTAAAATCCGACATGCGGAAGATTTGTTTTCATTGCATACAAAAGGATTTCGCGGTGAAGCATTGGCTTCGATTGCAGCTATTGCTCATGTTGAATTAAAAACAAAACAGGATCAGGAAGAACTGGGAACTCATATTGTGATTGAAGGAAGTAAATTCGTGTCACAAGAAGTGGCTGTTTTACCGAAAGGGACTTCCTTTTCCGTTAAAAACCTGTTTTTTAATATCCCGGCCCGACGTAATTTCTTAAAGTCGGATACAGTTGAGTTTCGACACGTAATTGATGAGTTTGAAAGGGTAGCTTTGGCACATGCTAATATTCATTTTGTTTTGTTTCATAACGGAAGTGAAATGTTTAATTTACCGGCTTCTAACTTTCGCCAGCGTATTGTGAATGTATTTGGCGGAAAAACCAATGAAAAACTGGTTCCGGTGAAAGAAAGTACTGAAATTGTAGAAATACAGGGATTTGTTGGTAAACCGGAATTTGCTAAAAAAAGCAGAGGGGAACAATTCTTCTTTGTAAACGATCGTTTTATTAAAAGTCCGTATCTTCATCATGCGGTTATGGCGGCCTATGAAGGTTTGTTAAAGGATGGCTGTCAACCAAGTTATTTCCTTTATCTGGACTTACCGCCGCATACTATTGATATCAATATTCATCCGACAAAAACGGAAATTAAGTTTGATGATGAACAGGCATTATATGCTATTTTACGCTCATCAATCAAGCATAGTCTGGGACAATTTAATGTAGTTCCGGCGCTTGATTTCGAACGGGATGCGACATTGGATACTCCTTATGAGTATGCCAATAAGGAAGCGGAAACACCATTGATTCAGGTGGATGCTAACTTTAATCCGTTTTTGGATGAAGACCCGAAACCGGCTAAAACATTTGCCTCGTCTTTTTCCGGAAATATGACTTCCGGGACAAGGTCCGCGGGTTCGAATCCCTCTTTCTCCGCAGGTGGCTATAAAAAAGAAACATCCGGTCAGAATTGGGAAAGTCTGTATGTCGGACTCAAACAGGCTACTGAAGAGGTAGAATTGGGAGAGATTCAATTAGAGAGTGAAGAAGTGACCGGCTCGCTGTTTGATGAACATACTATTGAAGAAGCATCAAACAACAGAACCTATCAGATTCATAAAAAATATATTGTTAGCCCGATTAAATCGGGAATGCTAATTGTTGATCAGAAAAGAGCGCATCAGCGTATCTTATACGAACAATTTTTGGCTAATATTACGGTAAATCAAGCGTCGAGTCAACAATTACTGTTTCCGTTAGAATTGCATTTTACGAAAACAGAACTAGCTATTATTGCTGAATTAAAGCCATCTTTGGAAGGAACCGGCTTTGTTTTTGAGGCTTTTCGTGATGATAGTCTTGTTATTTCCGGATTACCGGTTAATGTGACTGAAAGTGAAGTGTCTGTTTTGCTGGAAGGCCTTATCGGAGATCTTCAGGGCGAATTGCCGGAAAATAGTTTTAGCCAATGCGATAGAATTGCCAAATCGATGGCAAGAAGTTTGTCGGTTAAAACCGGAGCTTATTTAACCGAACACGAACAGGAAACAATGGTGAATGCCTTGTTCGCCTGTAAAGAACCTAATATTTCCCCATTCCTTAAACCGACTTTCATCACAATGCGGGTGGAAGACATTGATAAACGATTTGCGATATGA
- the ribH gene encoding 6,7-dimethyl-8-ribityllumazine synthase gives MATANKNLSNYDKNTIPNAKDFRFGIVVSEWNDKITEGLYSGAEAALLDCGALENNLVRWNVPGSFELIYGAKKMIETQNVDVVIVIGCVIKGETMHFEFVCEGVTQGIKDLNVQTDVPVIFCLLTDNNEQQSIDRSGGAHGNKGTEAAIAAIKMADLRRNA, from the coding sequence ATGGCTACTGCTAATAAAAATTTATCCAATTACGATAAAAACACAATCCCAAACGCGAAAGATTTTCGGTTTGGGATTGTTGTTTCGGAATGGAACGATAAGATAACTGAAGGATTGTATTCCGGTGCCGAAGCTGCTTTGCTTGATTGCGGTGCTTTGGAAAATAATCTGGTTCGATGGAATGTACCCGGCAGTTTTGAACTGATTTACGGCGCGAAAAAAATGATTGAAACCCAAAATGTGGATGTAGTCATTGTAATCGGTTGCGTGATTAAAGGGGAAACAATGCATTTTGAGTTTGTTTGCGAAGGGGTAACGCAAGGGATTAAAGACTTGAACGTACAAACGGATGTTCCGGTTATTTTTTGTTTGCTTACCGATAATAACGAGCAACAGTCAATCGACAGAAGTGGCGGTGCTCATGGAAACAAAGGAACTGAAGCTGCGATTGCAGCAATTAAAATGGCTGACCTGAGAAGAAACGCCTGA
- the recF gene encoding DNA replication/repair protein RecF (All proteins in this family for which functions are known are DNA-binding proteins that assist the filamentation of RecA onto DNA for the initiation of recombination or recombinational repair.), which translates to MYLKTLSLFNYKNIAEATYDFDRKINCFVGKNGIGKTNVLDAIYHLAYGKSYFNPLAVQNIKHGEEFFVIEGQFEKEERTEQIVCSLKKGQKKVLKRNGKPYDKFSDHIGFIPLVIISPSDQDLIIEGSETRRKFIDSVISQSDSLYLQQLIQYQRIVAQRNALLKYFALNHTFDKDTLAIYNEQLAVIGQQIFEKRNAFIQEFIPIFNKHHQAITNSAETVQIVYESQLFEKDLLALFDEFLAKDRTLQYTSVGIHKDDLSFEIDHFPIKKFGSQGQQKSFLIALKLAQFEFIKKLSGTAPILLFDDIFDKLDESRVHKIVEMVNDETFGQLFISDTHPERTEAIVKSTLQTYRIFQL; encoded by the coding sequence GTGTATTTAAAGACGCTTTCACTGTTTAATTATAAGAATATAGCCGAAGCTACTTATGATTTTGACCGTAAAATCAATTGCTTTGTCGGCAAAAACGGCATTGGCAAAACCAATGTTCTGGATGCCATCTACCATCTTGCTTACGGAAAAAGCTATTTCAATCCCCTTGCTGTCCAAAACATTAAGCACGGTGAAGAGTTTTTTGTTATTGAAGGTCAGTTTGAAAAAGAAGAGCGTACAGAGCAAATCGTTTGCAGTTTAAAAAAGGGGCAAAAAAAAGTTCTGAAACGCAACGGTAAACCCTATGATAAATTTTCAGATCATATCGGTTTTATTCCGTTAGTGATCATTTCACCATCCGATCAGGATCTTATCATTGAAGGCAGCGAAACCCGTCGTAAATTTATCGACAGTGTTATTTCGCAATCCGACAGTTTGTATCTGCAACAGCTAATTCAGTATCAGCGAATCGTGGCACAGCGCAATGCTTTATTAAAATATTTCGCTTTAAATCACACTTTCGACAAAGACACATTAGCTATATATAATGAGCAACTGGCAGTAATCGGTCAGCAAATTTTTGAAAAACGTAACGCATTTATTCAGGAATTCATTCCGATTTTCAACAAGCATCATCAGGCCATTACCAATTCAGCGGAGACGGTACAGATTGTTTATGAAAGTCAGCTTTTTGAAAAAGACCTGTTAGCGCTTTTCGATGAGTTTCTGGCAAAAGACCGTACCTTACAATATACGAGTGTCGGTATTCATAAAGACGACCTTTCATTTGAAATTGATCATTTCCCAATTAAAAAATTCGGTTCACAGGGACAGCAAAAATCATTTTTGATCGCCTTAAAGCTGGCGCAATTTGAATTTATCAAAAAACTAAGCGGCACCGCTCCTATCTTATTATTTGATGACATTTTCGACAAACTGGACGAAAGCCGAGTTCATAAAATTGTCGAAATGGTAAATGACGAAACCTTCGGACAATTGTTTATTTCCGATACCCATCCGGAACGTACGGAAGCCATCGTTAAATCGACTCTGCAAACCTACCGTATCTTTCAACTTTAA
- a CDS encoding ATP-binding response regulator, whose amino-acid sequence MKIPLQKRKKVHIALFISIIIIQLLFFWMWYQQNKEYNTLSESVQNANKPNEAIYFSNQATQSFLNAQNAFNDYLLSYKKASLGQYERSIREMTVYLDSLDKLTEVNKDFFNVIKSKETTEKEIYRIRKQLDSLMRRGIIPLMESDSLPPNYNIRKYNYNKTLNSISYDTILTTDKDRKNGFFTRIGKAISGKNNIMKERLQVRIKMIYGNTEKVGSFEDQLKNTFTSIDHYYTQEFKKLNQTYNNLRKKDRELLEINKTILKNSQEILQMYSDSAQELDKLKYITALNNIEKQKTLILTLLAIMIIITIILLFYTQFAYIYEKNLLNAKTEAEKNLEFKNRIIGMLSHEMRAPLNIISNFSKKLKTSRLPETDIPTVNSLIFTSNSLQITMNQILDFFKNRNSKLVVYNSAFNLKNEILSVLESLRSLAEIKKIDLILAIDSKSDTMVWADNVKIHQLFYNIIGNAIKFTKQGHIKVTADLSDKGNQYLLDVIIKDTGAGIPAEDLENIFNEHYQSKFHSEQIKLGAGLGLNLCKEIVALFGGTISVTSVLQKGTEVRFSLLLDKNGTTKTGLEQLREINERNPLSIVAIDDDPIALSIVGKLITTTNARFTGFTSIPELKNHLSVHPVDLILTDLQLDTQSGIQLARDIRSLYTIPIIAITGDDNITRNGNIEELPFESVVSKPVNKEEFYAKILKTVS is encoded by the coding sequence ATGAAGATTCCTTTACAAAAGCGAAAAAAAGTTCATATTGCGCTTTTCATTTCCATAATAATCATCCAACTGCTTTTTTTCTGGATGTGGTACCAACAAAACAAAGAGTACAATACTTTGTCGGAATCGGTTCAAAACGCCAACAAACCGAATGAAGCTATTTATTTTTCCAATCAGGCTACCCAGTCTTTTTTAAATGCTCAGAATGCTTTTAACGATTATCTGTTAAGTTATAAGAAAGCATCATTGGGTCAGTATGAACGTTCTATTCGTGAGATGACGGTTTATCTGGACAGTTTGGACAAACTTACGGAAGTCAACAAAGATTTTTTTAACGTTATCAAATCGAAAGAGACAACTGAAAAAGAAATTTATCGCATCCGTAAGCAACTGGATTCCCTGATGCGAAGAGGAATCATTCCGCTAATGGAAAGCGACTCTCTTCCGCCCAATTACAACATCCGGAAATACAATTACAACAAAACCCTGAATTCGATTAGTTATGACACGATACTAACGACTGATAAAGACCGAAAAAACGGTTTTTTCACACGAATAGGGAAAGCCATTTCAGGGAAAAATAACATTATGAAAGAGCGTCTTCAGGTGCGAATCAAAATGATATACGGCAACACAGAAAAGGTCGGCTCTTTTGAAGATCAGTTAAAAAATACTTTTACAAGTATTGATCATTATTATACCCAAGAGTTTAAAAAACTAAATCAGACGTATAATAATCTTCGCAAAAAAGACCGGGAACTACTTGAAATCAATAAAACGATTTTAAAAAACAGTCAGGAAATACTCCAGATGTATTCCGATTCGGCACAAGAGCTCGACAAGTTAAAATACATAACCGCACTTAATAACATCGAGAAGCAAAAAACATTGATTCTGACGTTACTGGCGATTATGATTATCATTACAATCATACTTTTATTTTATACTCAGTTTGCTTACATCTACGAAAAAAACCTACTGAATGCCAAAACTGAGGCCGAGAAAAATCTGGAATTCAAAAACCGGATTATCGGAATGCTTAGTCATGAAATGAGAGCTCCGTTAAATATTATTTCCAATTTTTCGAAGAAGCTCAAAACTTCCCGTTTACCGGAAACCGACATTCCAACCGTAAATTCGTTAATTTTCACCTCTAATTCACTTCAGATTACCATGAACCAGATACTGGATTTTTTTAAAAACCGTAACAGTAAACTCGTTGTATATAACTCCGCTTTTAATCTAAAAAACGAAATTCTTTCCGTTTTAGAATCCCTTCGTTCTTTGGCCGAAATCAAAAAAATCGATTTGATTCTGGCTATTGACTCAAAGTCAGACACTATGGTTTGGGCTGATAATGTCAAAATACACCAACTTTTCTATAACATCATCGGAAATGCCATTAAGTTTACCAAACAGGGACATATTAAAGTAACAGCCGATTTATCCGACAAAGGCAATCAATACCTTCTCGATGTAATTATAAAAGATACCGGAGCCGGCATTCCGGCTGAAGATCTTGAAAACATCTTTAACGAGCATTACCAAAGTAAATTTCACTCCGAACAAATCAAACTGGGCGCCGGTTTAGGATTAAACCTCTGTAAAGAAATCGTAGCGCTTTTCGGAGGAACCATATCCGTAACCAGCGTTTTACAAAAAGGAACAGAAGTTCGTTTTTCATTATTACTCGATAAAAACGGAACAACCAAAACCGGTCTGGAACAATTACGCGAAATCAATGAAAGAAACCCACTTTCGATAGTTGCCATAGACGATGATCCCATTGCTTTATCAATAGTAGGAAAACTGATTACAACTACAAATGCCCGTTTTACCGGCTTTACTTCCATTCCGGAACTTAAAAATCACTTGTCTGTTCACCCGGTCGATCTAATTCTAACCGATTTACAATTGGACACCCAATCCGGTATTCAACTGGCTCGTGACATCCGAAGCCTGTATACAATTCCGATTATAGCAATCACAGGAGACGATAATATTACCCGTAACGGAAATATAGAAGAACTTCCTTTTGAATCCGTTGTCAGCAAACCGGTAAACAAAGAAGAATTTTATGCCAAGATCCTAAAAACAGTATCCTGA
- the murB gene encoding UDP-N-acetylmuramate dehydrogenase, with protein MTISSDFSLKKYNTFGIEAKAKTFIAVENETELAEVLKKHHSEKPFILGGGSNMLLTQDIDRLVIHVNLKGKNILEENNDYALVSAQAGENWHEFVLWCIDQQLGGLENLSLIPGNVGTTPIQNIGAYGVEIKDTFVSCRAMNIATQEIVTFDKTQCRFGYRESIFKNEEKDRFIVSSVTFKLTRNNHKINTSYGAIETELARLNISNPTIKDVSNAVIAIRQSKLPDPKELGNSGSFFKNPVISKTEFEKIHSQYPEMPHYVVSDSEVKVPAGWLIEQAGFKGKRFGDAGIHQHQALVLVNYGNATGKEILAVSQNIQKTIFEKFGIAIEAEVNII; from the coding sequence ATGACAATTTCTTCCGATTTTTCACTTAAAAAATACAATACATTTGGTATCGAAGCCAAAGCAAAAACCTTTATTGCAGTTGAAAACGAGACCGAACTGGCCGAAGTTTTAAAAAAACACCATTCGGAAAAACCGTTTATTTTAGGCGGAGGCAGTAATATGCTGCTCACACAGGATATTGATCGTTTAGTGATTCACGTCAATTTAAAGGGAAAAAACATCCTGGAAGAAAACAACGATTATGCTTTGGTGAGCGCACAAGCCGGTGAAAACTGGCATGAATTTGTACTATGGTGCATTGATCAGCAATTGGGCGGTTTAGAAAACCTGTCGCTGATTCCGGGAAATGTAGGCACAACGCCCATTCAGAATATCGGAGCTTATGGCGTAGAAATCAAAGACACTTTTGTATCGTGCCGGGCTATGAATATCGCAACACAGGAAATCGTAACATTTGACAAAACACAATGTCGGTTCGGTTATCGGGAAAGCATTTTCAAGAATGAGGAAAAAGACCGTTTTATCGTTTCATCCGTTACTTTTAAGTTAACCCGAAACAACCATAAGATCAATACTTCCTATGGCGCAATTGAAACCGAATTAGCCCGACTTAACATCTCAAACCCGACCATCAAAGACGTAAGCAATGCTGTAATTGCCATACGCCAAAGTAAATTACCGGATCCGAAAGAATTGGGTAATAGTGGTAGTTTTTTTAAAAACCCCGTTATCAGTAAAACCGAATTCGAAAAAATACACAGTCAATATCCGGAAATGCCACATTATGTAGTATCCGATTCAGAAGTCAAAGTACCGGCCGGCTGGTTGATTGAACAGGCCGGATTTAAAGGCAAACGTTTTGGTGATGCCGGAATACATCAACATCAGGCCTTGGTTTTGGTGAATTACGGTAATGCTACCGGAAAAGAAATCCTGGCTGTATCACAAAACATTCAGAAAACCATTTTTGAAAAATTCGGCATTGCTATAGAAGCCGAAGTCAATATTATCTAA
- a CDS encoding FMN-binding negative transcriptional regulator, whose amino-acid sequence MYIDDQYRNNDPEAIRSFIRENSFGILINQTDGKPWGTHIPLELDYQADGTEILHGHIAKANPQSGSLQNGDTVLAIFNGPHSYISSSWYDHENVPTWNYIAVHIYGTIRIIEGAALVSSLKKLVDKYEATSGNPTRIEDLSDKTMRQLNGIIGFEITITEIQAVHKLSQNRDNKNYSAIIDRLEAQKDPNAISIACEMRKNRK is encoded by the coding sequence ATGTATATTGATGATCAATATAGGAATAATGACCCCGAAGCTATTCGCTCCTTTATTCGGGAAAATAGCTTTGGCATCCTTATTAATCAAACTGACGGCAAACCCTGGGGAACTCATATTCCGTTAGAACTGGATTATCAGGCTGATGGAACGGAAATACTCCACGGACATATTGCAAAAGCCAATCCGCAATCCGGATCTTTACAAAACGGCGATACTGTACTTGCCATTTTTAACGGGCCGCACTCCTATATTTCATCATCCTGGTATGATCATGAAAACGTACCTACCTGGAACTACATAGCGGTTCATATTTACGGAACCATCCGAATTATTGAAGGCGCAGCGTTGGTATCTTCCTTAAAAAAACTAGTTGACAAATACGAAGCAACATCCGGGAATCCGACACGAATTGAAGATTTATCCGATAAAACCATGCGACAGCTAAACGGCATCATCGGTTTTGAAATTACTATTACCGAAATACAGGCTGTTCATAAGCTTTCCCAAAACCGGGATAATAAAAATTATTCTGCCATTATTGACCGACTGGAAGCTCAAAAAGACCCCAATGCGATCAGTATTGCCTGTGAAATGCGAAAAAACAGAAAATAA
- a CDS encoding tetratricopeptide repeat protein: MATYNKRGYKAPKPKEEAVENEFEQVEEIQEKDSATAEVFNKLDEGASRTEEWVAKNQKYIFGFVGAIAIATAGYLLYNKFVVGPKEDEAANEMFQAQQYFQQAVDGQAADSLFALSLKGGDGKLGFLGIAENYSGTKAANLSHYYAGMAYLNTGKYKEAVQQLEQFSSDDMMLKALALGGIGDAFSDLDKKEDALSYYKKAAEANDNEYTTPRFLFKAGEIALAMNKKADAANFFKQIKEKYEGSAEGANIDALIAMTE, from the coding sequence ATGGCAACATATAACAAAAGAGGATACAAAGCCCCAAAACCAAAGGAAGAAGCTGTTGAAAACGAATTTGAGCAAGTAGAAGAAATTCAGGAAAAAGATAGTGCTACTGCCGAAGTTTTTAATAAATTGGACGAAGGTGCTTCCAGAACGGAAGAATGGGTAGCTAAGAATCAGAAATATATCTTCGGATTTGTAGGTGCTATCGCTATAGCAACTGCAGGTTATCTTTTGTATAACAAATTTGTAGTAGGCCCGAAAGAGGACGAAGCTGCAAATGAAATGTTCCAGGCACAACAATATTTCCAACAAGCTGTTGACGGTCAGGCTGCTGATTCATTATTCGCATTATCATTAAAAGGTGGTGACGGTAAATTAGGATTCCTTGGAATCGCAGAAAACTATTCCGGAACGAAAGCGGCTAATTTGTCACATTATTATGCCGGAATGGCTTATTTAAATACCGGAAAATATAAAGAAGCGGTTCAGCAGTTAGAGCAGTTTTCTTCTGATGATATGATGCTTAAAGCATTGGCTTTAGGAGGAATCGGAGATGCTTTTTCTGATTTAGATAAAAAAGAAGATGCTTTAAGCTACTACAAAAAAGCAGCTGAAGCTAACGATAACGAATATACAACACCGCGATTTTTGTTTAAAGCGGGTGAGATAGCTTTAGCAATGAATAAAAAAGCGGATGCGGCTAACTTCTTTAAGCAAATTAAAGAAAAATACGAAGGATCGGCTGAAGGTGCTAATATCGATGCCTTGATCGCAATGACAGAGTAA